One genomic region from Thalassotalea sp. PS06 encodes:
- the nagK gene encoding N-acetylglucosamine kinase: MHIGHQQLYLGIDGGGSKCKAVIVDAEMQCLGEGIAGAANPFHSVDNAQQSIVDAALLALADAGLEQSQINQLIAGVGLAGVNIPKYFDLMNAWQHPFKEMHLATDLHIACLGAHNGDNGAIMICGTGSVGYVSCNGDSLIVGGHGFPQGDTCSGAWLGLQAVQKVLLAADDLGAQTTLTKRIYRALGCLDSNDLVSCLSGQGATYYARLAIHVFDAADEGDLVAQQILAQASNYFTAVFNKLMAKEPARISLIGGLQVRLKDWLATDIFSQFSEPMQAPEIGAVLFARQQSK, translated from the coding sequence ATGCACATAGGTCATCAACAACTCTATTTAGGTATCGACGGCGGCGGTAGTAAATGCAAAGCCGTGATAGTCGATGCTGAAATGCAATGCCTGGGAGAAGGTATTGCTGGAGCAGCAAACCCATTTCATAGTGTTGATAACGCGCAACAATCGATTGTCGATGCAGCGTTATTGGCGCTTGCTGATGCAGGTTTAGAACAATCCCAAATTAACCAGTTAATCGCTGGTGTTGGTTTGGCGGGGGTTAACATTCCCAAATATTTTGATTTGATGAATGCCTGGCAGCATCCGTTTAAGGAAATGCACCTGGCAACCGATCTGCATATTGCCTGTCTCGGCGCTCACAATGGCGATAATGGCGCCATTATGATTTGTGGTACAGGTTCTGTAGGGTATGTCAGTTGTAATGGTGACTCGCTCATTGTTGGCGGCCATGGATTTCCGCAGGGCGATACCTGTTCCGGTGCCTGGTTGGGATTACAAGCCGTACAAAAAGTGTTACTCGCTGCCGATGATTTAGGAGCGCAGACAACCCTGACCAAAAGGATCTACCGAGCCCTTGGGTGCTTAGATTCTAATGATTTAGTCAGTTGCCTGTCAGGGCAGGGCGCCACCTACTATGCTCGTTTGGCGATTCATGTTTTCGATGCGGCAGATGAAGGCGATTTAGTCGCTCAGCAGATACTGGCCCAAGCCAGCAACTATTTTACCGCCGTTTTTAATAAACTCATGGCCAAAGAACCGGCCCGGATCTCCCTGATCGGTGGCTTGCAAGTTCGGTTAAAGGACTGGCTTGCCACCGACATCTTTAGTCAATTTAGCGAACCAATGCAGGCACCTGAAATCGGTGCGGTATTGTTCGCCAGACAACAGTCTAAATAA
- a CDS encoding family 20 glycosylhydrolase, with product MKNPLVISLLSMALLSACNSEPEQSNKDAEVSMATLNQSALDGFAKSLKVEFELVTNVADDKCDKAKHDGLCYQGRIHFTAQQDFPYRDWAIYFSLINPVQTHSEGEFAITHVNGDLHKISLSDTFKGFKAGETKSLDFRADFWSLAETDLIPNYILTVDETSELLQSANWQPRVIESTRTQIDPETGLEIAPFVQEYTKVREQFKRTDTDETVWATANVLFERNANKPKSDTDLSSAIIPTPHTVIVDDSGNSIDLSAGIKVVFNNVSEESVATALSRLASLGVAQSDSGINVELQIAGDTDQFAGGYQLDIAKNEIRIKAADEIGVFYGLQSIAALIGVDDLTVPEMQVIDKPHYDFRGMFVDVSRNFHSQQFLFDLIDQMAAYKLNKLHLHLADDEGWRLEIPGLEELTEIGSKRCFDLSEKTCLLPQLGAGVDVNSPVNGFFSVEQYQQILKYAGERHIQVIPSLDMPGHSRAAIVSMKRRYDKYMQAGELEKAHQYMLHDPEDTTVYSSVQYYNDNTINACMDSSYAFIGKVMDEVKAMHSDAGYPLTRYHIGADETAGAWVESPKCKSFIEQHDDLQKAEDLVGYFIERVAKILAERDIEVAGWSDGMSHTQVENMPQVVQANAWGVLFWQGHQAAHNLVNQGWEVVVSSPDVMYFDFPYEPDPKEHGYYWASRHINTEKIFSFMPDNLPAHAEYWLDREDKPYQSDDTLTKDEQGNIQHGPLHKDKNFVGIQGQLWSENTRNDDLAEYKIFPRLLALAERAWHSPQWALPYDHEGQVYDQSSNKISAEKHQQRQQAWASFADTVANKEFAKLDLANIHYRIPTVGAKVEDGKLYINSAYPGLPLQYRQGNSNWLDYTAPVDVASDEIWVRAKAPTSERAGRALKVR from the coding sequence ATGAAAAATCCTTTGGTGATTTCCCTCTTAAGCATGGCTTTATTAAGCGCATGTAATAGTGAACCTGAGCAGTCAAATAAAGACGCTGAGGTATCGATGGCGACATTGAATCAATCCGCACTGGATGGCTTTGCCAAGTCGTTAAAAGTAGAATTTGAACTGGTAACGAATGTCGCTGACGATAAGTGTGATAAAGCCAAACATGACGGTTTGTGTTATCAGGGGCGTATACATTTTACTGCTCAACAAGACTTTCCTTATCGTGACTGGGCGATATATTTTTCTTTGATAAATCCGGTGCAAACTCACTCAGAAGGTGAGTTTGCTATTACTCATGTAAATGGTGACTTACACAAAATATCTTTGTCCGATACTTTTAAGGGCTTTAAGGCTGGAGAAACCAAATCTTTAGATTTTCGCGCCGATTTCTGGAGTCTGGCGGAAACGGATTTGATCCCGAACTATATCCTCACCGTCGATGAAACCAGCGAACTTTTACAAAGCGCTAACTGGCAGCCGCGGGTTATTGAAAGCACCCGTACTCAGATTGATCCGGAAACGGGATTAGAGATTGCTCCATTTGTCCAGGAATATACGAAAGTCCGCGAACAGTTTAAACGCACTGATACCGATGAGACGGTATGGGCTACCGCCAACGTACTATTCGAGCGCAATGCTAATAAGCCGAAAAGCGATACGGATCTAAGCTCAGCGATTATTCCAACCCCGCACACGGTAATTGTCGATGATAGTGGTAATAGCATTGATCTAAGTGCAGGCATCAAAGTTGTTTTTAACAATGTTAGTGAAGAGTCGGTCGCAACTGCGCTTTCGCGCCTGGCTAGCCTGGGGGTAGCGCAATCAGATTCAGGCATCAATGTTGAATTGCAGATCGCTGGAGATACTGATCAGTTTGCTGGTGGCTATCAACTGGATATCGCGAAGAACGAGATCCGTATTAAAGCGGCGGATGAAATTGGTGTGTTTTATGGCCTGCAATCCATTGCCGCGCTCATTGGTGTCGACGACTTAACGGTACCTGAAATGCAGGTTATCGATAAACCCCATTATGACTTTCGCGGTATGTTTGTCGATGTGTCTCGTAATTTCCATTCCCAGCAGTTTCTTTTTGACTTAATCGATCAAATGGCTGCCTACAAACTTAACAAGCTGCATCTTCACCTTGCCGACGATGAAGGCTGGCGCCTGGAGATCCCAGGTCTTGAAGAGTTGACAGAAATTGGTTCAAAGCGCTGTTTCGACTTATCAGAGAAAACTTGTTTATTGCCGCAGTTAGGCGCTGGCGTAGATGTTAATAGTCCAGTTAATGGTTTCTTCAGCGTTGAGCAATATCAGCAGATTCTGAAATACGCTGGCGAGCGTCATATTCAGGTGATCCCGTCATTGGATATGCCGGGTCATTCGCGCGCGGCTATTGTTTCGATGAAACGTCGCTATGACAAATATATGCAGGCCGGTGAGCTGGAAAAAGCGCATCAGTACATGCTACATGATCCTGAAGATACCACTGTGTATTCATCCGTGCAGTACTATAACGATAATACCATCAATGCCTGTATGGATTCTTCCTATGCCTTTATTGGTAAGGTTATGGATGAAGTAAAAGCCATGCATAGCGATGCTGGATATCCGCTAACCCGTTACCATATCGGTGCAGATGAGACTGCGGGTGCCTGGGTTGAATCGCCAAAGTGTAAAAGCTTTATCGAGCAACATGATGATTTGCAAAAAGCCGAAGATTTAGTGGGTTACTTCATTGAACGAGTGGCGAAAATTCTTGCTGAGCGTGATATTGAAGTTGCCGGCTGGAGCGATGGTATGAGCCATACTCAGGTCGAGAATATGCCGCAGGTGGTTCAAGCTAATGCCTGGGGCGTGTTGTTCTGGCAAGGTCATCAGGCTGCACATAACCTGGTTAATCAAGGCTGGGAAGTTGTGGTTTCCAGTCCGGATGTAATGTACTTTGATTTTCCATATGAGCCGGACCCGAAAGAGCACGGCTATTACTGGGCATCGCGCCATATTAATACTGAAAAAATCTTCAGCTTTATGCCGGACAACCTGCCAGCTCATGCCGAGTATTGGTTGGATCGCGAAGACAAACCTTATCAATCTGACGATACCTTAACCAAAGACGAGCAGGGTAATATTCAGCATGGTCCACTACACAAGGATAAAAATTTTGTTGGTATCCAAGGACAATTGTGGAGCGAAAACACCCGCAATGACGACTTGGCTGAATATAAGATTTTCCCAAGATTGTTAGCTCTCGCTGAGCGTGCCTGGCATTCGCCGCAATGGGCTTTGCCTTATGACCACGAGGGACAGGTATATGATCAAAGCAGCAATAAGATCAGCGCTGAGAAACATCAGCAGCGTCAGCAAGCATGGGCGAGTTTTGCCGATACCGTTGCCAATAAAGAGTTTGCCAAATTGGACCTTGCCAATATCCACTATCGTATTCCGACGGTAGGCGCGAAAGTGGAAGATGGTAAACTTTATATCAATTCTGCCTACCCAGGATTGCCTTTGCAGTACCGACAGGGAAATTCAAATTGGCTGGACTATACTGCCCCGGTAGACGTGGCATCGGATGAAATCTGGGTACGTGCGAAGGCACCAACGTCAGAGCGAGCTGGTCGGGCGTTAAAGGTGCGATAA
- a CDS encoding tryptophan halogenase family protein produces MKHSSSTTAQEQSHATIDKIVIVGGGTAGWLAANHLASQLKPAPEQGMDITVIDSDDIPGIGVGEGTVPMIRQSLQAFGIDEAKFIRECDVTFKQGIKFIDWLDTPRTGQSSYYHHLFDYPLVSEIPDLTAYWLNIPVEQRPSYTDFVAFQGKVCDLGLAPKQITSPQYQGNCQYAYHLDAAKFTRLLQSHAMEHFGVKLIKANVIDVDINDSGEINGLKTDHAGMVKADFFVDCSGFHSILLGKALGVDFVDKQQTLFADKALAVQVPYTQTNEPIPSFTKATAKTAGWIWDIGLTARRGCGYVYSSAHTNEADAENTFREYLGAEHKNAELRQIDMKVGYRDKFWHKNCVAIGLSQGFVEPLEATGLLVFDVTAKMLAQQFPANKALMPLVAEQFNRNVQQSWERVIDFIKLHYFLSRRDDSEFWLDNRNFESLSSTLQERIQRWRWQLPSAYDFSSGYEIFNLENYLYVLYGMEFETDLRQSQYRYHQQDRVQQLQQQLLQHSQQLANLLPEHRQLLDKIQQFGLQRQ; encoded by the coding sequence TTGAAACATTCATCTTCGACAACAGCGCAAGAACAGTCGCATGCAACCATTGACAAGATAGTCATTGTCGGTGGTGGCACTGCAGGCTGGCTTGCGGCAAATCATCTTGCCAGTCAGCTTAAACCCGCACCTGAACAGGGAATGGATATCACCGTTATCGACTCTGATGACATTCCTGGTATTGGTGTCGGCGAGGGCACGGTTCCGATGATCCGACAGAGTCTGCAAGCGTTTGGCATTGATGAGGCCAAATTTATTCGCGAATGCGATGTTACCTTCAAACAAGGCATAAAGTTTATTGATTGGTTGGACACTCCCCGTACCGGCCAGTCATCCTATTATCACCATTTGTTCGATTATCCATTGGTGAGTGAAATTCCGGATTTAACCGCGTATTGGTTAAATATCCCGGTTGAACAACGCCCTTCATACACGGATTTTGTCGCCTTCCAGGGTAAGGTCTGTGATTTGGGGCTGGCACCAAAGCAAATTACTTCACCGCAATATCAAGGTAACTGTCAGTATGCCTATCACCTTGATGCGGCGAAATTTACCCGGTTGCTGCAATCCCATGCGATGGAGCATTTCGGGGTAAAACTGATTAAAGCCAATGTTATTGATGTCGACATTAACGACAGTGGTGAAATCAATGGATTAAAAACCGATCATGCCGGTATGGTGAAAGCGGATTTCTTCGTGGATTGCTCCGGTTTTCATTCTATTTTATTGGGCAAAGCACTGGGCGTCGATTTTGTTGACAAGCAGCAAACCTTGTTTGCCGATAAAGCATTAGCGGTGCAGGTGCCATATACCCAAACCAACGAGCCGATTCCAAGTTTTACTAAAGCAACGGCTAAGACCGCTGGTTGGATTTGGGATATAGGCCTGACAGCTCGTCGCGGATGCGGCTATGTCTATTCCAGTGCGCATACTAATGAGGCGGATGCTGAAAATACGTTTCGGGAATATCTTGGCGCTGAGCATAAAAATGCCGAGCTGCGCCAGATTGATATGAAAGTCGGATACCGCGACAAATTCTGGCATAAAAACTGTGTTGCTATTGGCTTGTCCCAGGGTTTCGTGGAACCTCTTGAAGCAACAGGGCTGTTGGTATTTGATGTTACCGCGAAAATGCTCGCTCAACAGTTTCCAGCCAATAAAGCGTTAATGCCTTTGGTGGCTGAACAGTTTAATCGCAACGTTCAACAAAGCTGGGAGCGGGTAATTGATTTTATCAAGTTACATTATTTCCTTTCCCGCCGCGACGACAGTGAATTTTGGTTGGATAACCGCAACTTCGAAAGCCTGAGCAGCACCCTGCAAGAACGAATACAACGCTGGCGATGGCAGTTACCGAGCGCCTACGATTTCAGCAGTGGCTACGAAATTTTTAATCTCGAAAATTATCTGTATGTCCTTTATGGCATGGAGTTCGAAACCGACCTGCGCCAGAGCCAGTATCGGTATCATCAGCAAGATAGGGTGCAACAACTCCAGCAACAGCTCCTTCAACACTCTCAGCAATTGGCAAACCTTTTACCCGAGCACCGCCAGCTGCTTGACAAGATCCAGCAATTTGGCCTGCAGCGCCAATAA
- a CDS encoding tryptophan halogenase family protein, translating to MNQNAVRSITIVGGGSSGWMTALYLNRLYNHQQSHVAIRLIESKDVGILGVGEATVHSIRFFFAAMGLDESELLRETNATLKTGIMFNNWMQPVDGQIHQYYHPFEHQALGNILDISTSWLLRSRHLFERYDQGVSLSAHLMQENHCPKMPDSKPFEGITPYGYHLDASEMARFLRRKAVQAGVEHVEALVNEVKVEQGNVKAVVTDKGEFSSDLFIDCSGFKGLLIEALKQDNWQSFTDELPCDKAVAMQVAYKDGQTPRSYTTATALSNGWAWEIDLTSRRGSGYVYDSRYLDKAEAEHELREHLGSDVEVLKTLHLDMKVGCRKEFWVGNCIAIGLSGGFIEPLESTGLHLINIGAKLLSTHISSTQTAQATRDSYNRLMNGVYDDLKRFIVLHYCLTDRDDTEFWQNAQRSVDYCPLLKQQLQAWQHKTCEYMDLAGGYATTFTDENYRFILYGMGHYPDLHIPYDEASCDQIFQRLNFMSQRALQVTMSHQDFLESVQGAVQDISTPEQAV from the coding sequence ATGAATCAAAATGCAGTTCGATCCATCACTATCGTTGGTGGTGGATCATCTGGTTGGATGACCGCGTTATATTTAAACCGGTTATACAACCACCAACAATCGCACGTGGCGATTCGCCTGATCGAAAGTAAAGATGTCGGAATTCTCGGCGTCGGCGAAGCTACCGTCCATTCTATTCGTTTCTTTTTCGCAGCAATGGGACTCGATGAGTCGGAACTGTTACGAGAAACCAATGCTACCTTGAAAACTGGCATTATGTTTAACAACTGGATGCAACCAGTTGATGGGCAAATACATCAGTATTACCACCCGTTTGAGCACCAGGCTCTGGGTAATATTTTAGATATCTCTACTAGCTGGTTATTACGTTCCAGGCACCTGTTTGAGCGCTATGACCAAGGGGTATCGTTATCCGCACATCTGATGCAGGAAAATCATTGTCCGAAAATGCCGGACTCAAAACCCTTTGAAGGTATTACCCCTTATGGTTATCACCTAGATGCCTCTGAAATGGCGAGATTTCTGCGCCGAAAAGCCGTTCAAGCCGGTGTTGAGCATGTTGAAGCTCTTGTTAATGAGGTGAAAGTTGAACAGGGCAATGTCAAAGCGGTAGTTACCGATAAAGGTGAATTTAGCAGTGATTTGTTTATTGATTGTAGCGGCTTTAAGGGCTTGCTGATTGAAGCATTAAAGCAGGACAATTGGCAGTCATTTACCGATGAATTGCCATGCGATAAAGCTGTTGCCATGCAGGTCGCATACAAAGACGGGCAGACTCCGAGAAGCTATACCACGGCAACGGCGCTTAGTAATGGCTGGGCCTGGGAAATCGATCTGACCAGCCGACGTGGCAGCGGTTATGTGTATGATTCCAGGTACCTTGATAAAGCGGAGGCAGAGCACGAACTTCGTGAGCATTTAGGCAGTGATGTCGAAGTGTTGAAGACTCTACATCTTGATATGAAAGTGGGTTGTCGCAAAGAGTTCTGGGTTGGCAATTGTATCGCTATCGGCTTAAGTGGTGGCTTTATTGAACCGCTGGAATCTACCGGTCTGCATCTGATTAACATTGGCGCCAAGTTATTATCGACGCATATCAGCTCGACGCAAACGGCGCAGGCAACCCGGGATTCTTATAATCGCTTGATGAATGGCGTCTATGACGACCTCAAGCGCTTTATCGTGCTGCATTATTGCCTGACCGATAGAGACGATACCGAGTTTTGGCAAAATGCCCAGCGAAGCGTTGATTACTGTCCGTTGTTAAAACAACAACTGCAAGCCTGGCAGCATAAAACCTGTGAGTACATGGACTTGGCTGGTGGTTATGCAACGACGTTCACTGACGAGAATTATCGATTCATTCTTTATGGTATGGGCCATTATCCGGATCTTCACATACCTTATGATGAAGCAAGCTGTGATCAGATTTTCCAGCGCCTTAATTTTATGAGTCAGCGGGCGTTACAGGTCACCATGTCGCACCAGGATTTTCTTGAGTCCGTGCAGGGTGCAGTGCAGGACATTAGCACTCCTGAGCAAGCGGTATAG
- a CDS encoding SapC family protein, translated as MSQQNVQPLNKNVHGKTKLKAQKNFKQVEAQHLVPLVVHEFSRASAEFPVVFVKNSDNGTFQPVALFGLKPGENLFTAGEYWGGTYVPAAVTHFPLALVPESQDSDNYMVIIATDNEVVNEEEGQALFEENGDETEYLAKRKEAMASYLEHSHITRMFTKELADKDLLVQQNLEIDLNGEKIAINGLYLVNEKKLNELSDEEYLELRKRGFLGPVFAHLNSMHQVHRLVQKKAQLAAETA; from the coding sequence ATGAGCCAGCAAAACGTACAGCCGTTAAACAAGAACGTACACGGCAAAACAAAACTTAAAGCACAAAAGAATTTCAAACAGGTTGAAGCACAACATTTAGTTCCTCTGGTAGTTCATGAATTTTCCCGCGCGAGCGCCGAGTTCCCGGTAGTATTTGTTAAGAACTCTGATAATGGCACATTTCAGCCTGTAGCACTTTTCGGTCTTAAGCCAGGTGAAAACCTGTTTACTGCCGGCGAATACTGGGGTGGTACTTATGTACCGGCTGCAGTGACACACTTTCCATTAGCATTAGTTCCAGAGTCACAAGACTCCGATAACTACATGGTAATCATTGCTACTGACAATGAGGTAGTAAATGAAGAAGAAGGTCAGGCACTATTCGAAGAGAATGGTGATGAGACCGAATACTTAGCTAAGCGCAAAGAGGCGATGGCTTCGTATCTTGAACATTCGCACATTACTCGTATGTTCACTAAGGAATTAGCCGATAAAGATTTGCTGGTACAGCAAAACCTTGAAATCGATTTAAATGGCGAGAAAATCGCAATTAACGGTTTATATCTGGTTAATGAGAAAAAACTAAATGAATTAAGCGATGAAGAATACCTGGAACTTCGTAAGCGCGGATTCTTAGGGCCAGTTTTTGCGCACCTAAACTCCATGCACCAGGTTCACCGTTTGGTTCAGAAGAAAGCTCAATTGGCCGCTGAGACTGCGTAA
- a CDS encoding TonB-dependent receptor, which translates to MSSFKFQKRLLASSIAMVLTGASASAVAAEEIADNQDMEVIEVTGIRGSQQKNLNAKRFSNAIVDVITAEDIGKFPDKNVAESLQRIPGVTIQRQFGEGAAVSIRGAGQDLTLTTLNGQNVASTGWFVLEPAKRSFNYELLPSELVGDLEVYKSSRADLAEGGVGGTVVVNTRKPLDLDPLSVYGSVEASYQTDSEETDPQFSGLVSWKNESETFGALVSAVAQDRSLQRQGNEAFWEWGAGPVAFEQERQRSALNATFQFAPSDSWDIVVNYIDMKMEADNTNYALWLTQADTSWGDSSNTTWLGQTADNQGTQIAGPLNVAFYQMRPREATMNSDVLDLTVNYSGDGYSFKLQLGDTNSTGGTDFEMVLDDGLVPSIASGTYDFTGGNQTWNLPAGFDMATYDPGVLNMGTGPNFNRTPKTDEESYIQGDLTFDVEWGVIGSVKTGLKYAEHQTTSRRFEYVQSDDFVNGFDTASLQAGTIDVGAGNYQIKKFDANELKRLAKASIVGENEDLGAYSEIEEENFAAYVMAEFAGDNFSGDFGVRYVTTDAKSIYFLEGEQTSSSSDYSEVLPSFNLKYDLSNELILRASASRAMARPQYVDMYVNPNVVGTNDDTPNNQFWIVGNIGLKPFTSNAFDLGLEYYFNDSSLVAATIFYKQVDNFVTFTNRSASADEIPFPLPPEEAAVGWTVQEKSNGKDATLQGIELQYQQDFGNGFGALVNYTYTDSDTDEDTFTDMNPFLSDSSEHAYNATGYFENDLVSVRLAYNWRSSYMLRESGSYGNRLHDDFGTLDLSAVWHVTDYLDLKLDVNNITEEGSKQFGNNNYPTSYSGFANGFPLYEYEMARRINLGASFRF; encoded by the coding sequence ATGTCGTCATTCAAATTCCAAAAGCGTCTGCTCGCCAGCAGTATCGCTATGGTCCTTACTGGTGCTAGCGCATCAGCTGTGGCTGCCGAAGAAATCGCAGATAACCAGGATATGGAGGTTATCGAGGTAACAGGTATCCGGGGAAGCCAACAGAAAAACTTAAACGCCAAGCGTTTTTCTAATGCAATCGTTGATGTTATTACCGCTGAAGATATCGGTAAATTTCCAGACAAAAACGTTGCAGAATCCTTACAACGTATCCCAGGTGTAACTATTCAGCGTCAGTTCGGTGAGGGTGCTGCGGTATCTATCCGTGGTGCTGGCCAGGATTTGACGTTGACCACTTTAAACGGTCAAAACGTTGCATCAACGGGTTGGTTCGTTCTTGAGCCGGCTAAACGTAGTTTCAACTATGAATTACTTCCTTCTGAATTGGTTGGTGACTTAGAAGTTTATAAATCTTCTCGCGCTGATTTAGCTGAAGGTGGTGTCGGTGGTACGGTTGTTGTTAATACGCGTAAGCCATTAGACCTTGACCCGCTATCAGTATACGGTTCTGTAGAAGCGTCTTATCAGACAGATTCCGAAGAAACAGACCCACAGTTTTCAGGCTTAGTAAGCTGGAAAAACGAGAGCGAGACTTTCGGTGCTTTGGTGTCTGCCGTTGCTCAAGATCGCTCTTTACAACGTCAGGGTAACGAAGCGTTCTGGGAATGGGGTGCAGGTCCAGTTGCTTTTGAACAAGAGCGTCAGCGCTCTGCCTTAAACGCAACGTTCCAATTTGCGCCAAGCGATAGCTGGGATATTGTTGTTAACTACATCGACATGAAGATGGAAGCGGACAACACCAACTATGCATTGTGGTTGACTCAGGCGGATACGTCATGGGGCGATAGTAGCAATACGACCTGGTTAGGTCAGACAGCTGACAATCAGGGTACGCAAATCGCAGGTCCATTGAACGTAGCTTTCTATCAGATGCGTCCACGTGAAGCGACGATGAACTCAGATGTTCTAGATTTAACCGTTAACTACAGCGGCGATGGCTACAGCTTCAAACTTCAGCTTGGTGATACCAATTCGACCGGTGGTACCGATTTCGAGATGGTTCTAGATGATGGTTTAGTACCTTCAATCGCTAGTGGTACTTATGACTTTACTGGTGGTAACCAGACCTGGAACCTACCTGCTGGTTTCGATATGGCAACCTACGATCCAGGCGTACTTAACATGGGTACGGGTCCAAACTTTAACCGCACGCCGAAAACTGACGAAGAGAGCTATATTCAGGGCGATCTGACGTTTGATGTTGAGTGGGGTGTAATCGGTTCAGTTAAGACGGGTCTTAAGTATGCTGAACATCAAACGACATCACGTCGTTTCGAATACGTTCAAAGTGATGACTTCGTAAACGGTTTTGATACGGCAAGCCTTCAGGCCGGTACTATCGATGTTGGCGCTGGCAACTACCAAATCAAAAAATTCGATGCCAATGAGTTAAAGCGTCTTGCCAAAGCAAGCATTGTTGGTGAGAACGAAGATCTTGGCGCATACAGTGAAATTGAAGAAGAAAACTTCGCCGCTTATGTAATGGCTGAGTTTGCTGGTGATAACTTCAGTGGTGACTTCGGTGTTCGTTATGTGACAACCGATGCAAAATCTATTTACTTCTTAGAAGGCGAGCAAACCAGCTCAAGTTCTGATTATTCTGAAGTACTACCTAGCTTCAACCTTAAGTATGACCTATCGAACGAGTTAATCCTTCGTGCATCTGCTTCACGTGCTATGGCTCGTCCACAGTATGTTGATATGTATGTTAACCCGAATGTTGTCGGTACTAACGATGATACACCAAACAACCAGTTCTGGATTGTTGGTAACATCGGCCTTAAGCCGTTTACTTCAAACGCGTTTGACTTAGGTTTAGAGTACTACTTCAACGATTCTTCACTTGTTGCAGCCACTATTTTCTACAAGCAGGTTGATAACTTCGTAACCTTCACTAACCGTTCTGCAAGTGCCGATGAAATCCCATTCCCACTGCCGCCGGAAGAGGCTGCTGTTGGTTGGACGGTGCAAGAAAAGTCTAACGGTAAGGACGCTACCCTTCAGGGTATCGAACTTCAGTATCAACAGGACTTTGGCAATGGTTTTGGTGCATTAGTTAACTATACCTACACCGATTCTGATACTGACGAAGATACATTTACCGATATGAACCCGTTCCTGAGCGACAGCTCTGAGCACGCGTACAACGCCACGGGTTATTTCGAAAATGATTTAGTATCGGTTCGTTTGGCTTACAACTGGCGTAGTTCGTACATGCTGCGTGAGTCTGGTTCATACGGTAACCGTTTGCACGATGACTTCGGTACGCTTGATTTGAGTGCAGTATGGCATGTAACGGATTATCTTGACCTTAAGTTGGATGTTAACAACATTACCGAAGAAGGCTCTAAGCAATTCGGTAATAACAACTACCCAACTTCATACAGTGGTTTTGCTAATGGCTTCCCTCTGTATGAGTATGAGATGGCCAGACGTATCAACTTGGGCGCAAGTTTCCGCTTCTAA